The SAR116 cluster alpha proteobacterium HIMB100 region GACAGGACTTACAGGTTCCGCTCAGTTCTTGCACTGCGGACATGATTTTTTCAGAATCAGTTGCCTTTGCAGCAGCATCTAACTTTAAAGCGGCTTGTTTGTTTGCGTCTGCCTTAGCGCGGAAATCATCAAAATCCATCCATATGGCATCCAATGCCCCTTTGCTTTCCGATCCCTCTGGAAAAAATTCTGGCATCTGACTTGCCCAGCTAGAAATGCTTTGAGCGCCAGCCGAGATTGCTTCAAAATCACCAGCCTGTATTTGGCCTCTTATGGCTTTCAAGATGGTGACGTTGTTCTTGAAGTTAGCTTTACGGTCCTCTACCACACCGGCTTGCGCTGAAAAGGTGAACAGCGTGCCAGCAAGAATCGATAACAGGATAAAAGGTTTCATTATGCTCGCTCCTGTAGCAAAAATTATTATCTATCCCTGATACGTTGAGATATCATAACGCAGATTGTGTTCGCATTTGTTTTTTAACGGGTTTTTTTATGATTCCTGCCCAGATGATCGGTGTTCTATGCACACTTTCTGCGGTTGCATGTGGGTTAATCACAGGATTAATTGTAAAGATTTTATCTGACGATTTATCCTTGTTGACGACCTTGTTCTATCGGTTTTTATTTTGCTTACCGCTGTTGTTTGTGACCGCGTTGTGGGTGAGGGGGTCGGCTTTTTATAAGCTGAGCCAGAAAAAAACGATGATGGTTCGCGTCATTTTTGGCCTTTCAGGGATTTTGTTGTGGTTTTTGGCGCTGCGGAATATTTCACTTGGTCAGGCAACCGCATTGTTCCAGTCTTCAGTGTTGTTTGTCACACTGGCATCCCCTTTCGTTTTGGGCGAGAAGGTCGGGCCTTACAGAATGGGTGCAGTCTTGGTGGGTTTGGTTGGTATCATCTTACTTACGGATCCGTTTTCTGGGCCTTTGTCAGGGGGAGTTTTGTATGCTGTGATTGGCGCTGTGGTTCATGCAGGTCTGTCTTTATCCCTGCGACGCCTGGGCAAAAAGGATGAACCAGTAACGATCGCCTTGCTGCATAATGTTGCTGGGTTTGCCTTATGGACAATCTGTCTTTTGGTGCTGCCTGCTCAAATGCAATGGCCTGAAACTCATCATTGGCCGCTGTTGATCGCACTTGGTGTTGTCAGTTCGTTATTACAGCTCTCGTTTACTACGGCTTACCGGTTCAGTGATGCGGTTGTGGTTGTCACGTTGCGTTATCTTCAGGTGCCTTCTGCCGGCGTTCTCGGCTTTTTCATTTTTTCAGAAGTGCCAAATTTTCTTCAACTGCTCGGTACGGCCATAGTCATTTCATCTTGTATGTTTATTGTTTGGCGCGAATTTGTTATCTCTCGGAAACAAAAGAATTCAATCCAATAAGAGAGGGACAAAACAATGATTGTACGCCTGATGGGGGAAATAGATATCCACAGTTTTAGCCCCGACACTCTTTTGGCTGAACGCCCCTCTTTGGGTGGCGTATCCATTCAGGGTGACGTTACCGATGGCGACGTGATTAACTGGTTGGGCTGGGCCTTGGATAGTGGAGCCGCTGATCGTCTGGAAGAGGATGAGATATTCCGTGGGCAGGTAGAATCTGCTGGCCGATATCTGGCAGGTTTGCGGCAGCCAGATTTAGGGGCTGACCAGTTTGTAATGTTACTAATCTTGCGTGAACGTTGGCCAGTAGGCAGCAAAGCAAAATTCAAGGCTGTCGCAGACCGTGTTGGGGCTAGCCACACTTATCATTTAATGGCCTGCCCACCACAAGATTCCGTTGATTTTAACGATGACGAAGCAATGTCAGCTGCTGAAGCCCAGTCGCTGCATGCGATGGTTCCTATGATGAGGCGGGCACGCAAACAATTTGCAGCAAGTTCAGGTCTTCAGCAGTTTTTAAAGAATTTGTCCTGACACAGGCTCAGATGTCCAATTCGGTTCGGTTTCGGAATTGATCCAATGATTCTGGGTTTGCCAGCGCTTCGGTGTTTTTAACCTCTCGTCCATGGACAATATCGCGCACAGCCAGCTCAGATATCTTTCCAGAGCGTGTACGCGGGATATCTGTGACTGTGCAGATGATGGTCGGTACATGCCGCGGGCTGGCCTTACGCTTTAATTCAGCTTTAATGCGGTCTTGCAACGCTTCATCAAATGTATGGTCAGTGGCCAGCCGGATAAATAGAACAATTCTGACATCATCTCCGGTTGACTGGCCAATCACCAAAGCTTCAGCGATTTCATCAAAGGCCTCAACAACACGATAAATCTCGGCAGTTCCGATGCGCACGCCTCCAGGATTTAATGTCGCATCTGAACGACCATGAATGATAATCCCGCCTCGTCTGGTCAATGTTGCCCAATCGCCATGCCGCCAGACATGATTGAAATGGTCAAAATATGCAGCATGATATTTTTCACCAGTCTCATCATTCCAAAACCCAACAGGCATTGAAACAAACGGTGACAGGCAGCAAAGCTCACCTTGCTCACCATCTATTGGCTGGCCATTCTCATCCAACACTGCGACATCCATACCCAAACCCCGCACCTGAATTTCGCCAGCATAGACAGGTAAGTTCGGGCATCCGAGCACAAAGCAGCCCATGATATCTGTACCCCCAGAGATGGACGCAAGCTGAAGATGAGGGTGGATAGCGTCATAGACAAACGCGAAACCTTCTGCTGACAGCGGTGAGCCTGTAGAACATAATGTGCGCAAGTTAGACAGATCATAGTGATCGCAAGGGATAAGCCCAGCTTTCCGCACCGCATCGATATATTTAGCTGACGTTCCAAACAGCGTGAATTTCTCAGCTTCAGCAATCTGCCACAGCCGTTC contains the following coding sequences:
- a CDS encoding EamA-like transporter family (PFAM: EamA-like transporter family) is translated as MIPAQMIGVLCTLSAVACGLITGLIVKILSDDLSLLTTLFYRFLFCLPLLFVTALWVRGSAFYKLSQKKTMMVRVIFGLSGILLWFLALRNISLGQATALFQSSVLFVTLASPFVLGEKVGPYRMGAVLVGLVGIILLTDPFSGPLSGGVLYAVIGAVVHAGLSLSLRRLGKKDEPVTIALLHNVAGFALWTICLLVLPAQMQWPETHHWPLLIALGVVSSLLQLSFTTAYRFSDAVVVVTLRYLQVPSAGVLGFFIFSEVPNFLQLLGTAIVISSCMFIVWREFVISRKQKNSIQ
- a CDS encoding putative glycosyl transferase group 1; the encoded protein is MIVRLMGEIDIHSFSPDTLLAERPSLGGVSIQGDVTDGDVINWLGWALDSGAADRLEEDEIFRGQVESAGRYLAGLRQPDLGADQFVMLLILRERWPVGSKAKFKAVADRVGASHTYHLMACPPQDSVDFNDDEAMSAAEAQSLHAMVPMMRRARKQFAASSGLQQFLKNLS
- a CDS encoding cytochrome c556 (PFAM: Cytochrome C'); amino-acid sequence: MKPFILLSILAGTLFTFSAQAGVVEDRKANFKNNVTILKAIRGQIQAGDFEAISAGAQSISSWASQMPEFFPEGSESKGALDAIWMDFDDFRAKADANKQAALKLDAAAKATDSEKIMSAVQELSGTCKSCHQSYKAN